In Macaca fascicularis isolate 582-1 chromosome 12, T2T-MFA8v1.1, the genomic stretch aaaggctgaggctggaagatcttttgagcccaggagttcaaggttgcagggagctgtgattgtgccactgcactccagcctgggtgacaaggagaccctgtctcaaaaaaaaaataaaaataaaaaaaattacttaaacaaGGATCCAGTAAGGGATTATGTACTGCATTTGGTCataatgtttcttaaataatCTCTTTTAATGCAGAGCAGTCCCTTTCCGTCCACATGCAACTTTTCCCCTACATGATATTAATTTATTTGGGAGAGTAAAGTCATTGCACAGAACTATTAGATAAATCTACATTCTGgatttgtatatttccttttgatGTTAGTTTAACTTCCTCCTCTATCCTCTGTATTTCCAGCAAATTGGAAGGTAAAAAGCTTgattagatttaaaataaaaaattttggtGAGAAAACTTCATGGGTGATGCAGCATACAGTTGGTCCTTGAACAACACTGCTTTGAATTGTGTGGGTTCACTTACacacggattttttttttctatcaaatgCAGATAGAAAATACAGTGTTTGGGACACCAGACAGAACTACAGGACTTGAGTATCATGGATTTTGGTACAGTCAGGGGTCCTGGAGCCAGTCTCTTGAgtatactgagggatgactgtacttCATATTGCATTGAATCAGGAGGCACATAATGTTCTGTCCCACAATGAATGATGCTAAGTTAGATCATTTGGAAAGTAGGTGACTACCAGATCTCTACAGTGAAAATATAccttttcttctgtaaattaGTAATCTGCTGGTGATACTTTGGCATGCAGGGAATGACCTGGTCTGTGAGGACAGTGTTAGAAATTTTGCATCTACAATTTATCTTccccccctccccaaccccccgagacagagtctctcttggtcgtccaggctggagtgcagtggtgcaatctcagctcaatgcaacctcctcctcccaggctcaagcgattctcatgcttcagcctccagagtagttgggattatagggacccaccaccatgcctggctaatttttatattttagtagagacggggtttcaccatgttggttaggctggtcttgaactcctgacctcaagtggtctgcctgcctcagcctcccaaagtgctgggattacaggtgtgagccactgcgcccagccctgcaatttatcttttcattcttcaaTTGCTTAAGAATTGttcggcctggcgcggtggctcaagcctgtaatcccagcactttgggaggccgaggtgggcggatcacgaggtcaggagatggagaccatcctggctaacacggtgaaactccgtctctactaaaaaatacaaaaaactagctgggcgaggtggcgggcgcctgtggtcccagctactcgggaggctgaggcaggagaatagcatgaacccgggaggcagagcttgcagtgagctgactccagcctgggtgacagagtgagactccgtctcaaaaaaaaaaaaaaaaagaattttttaatgaataaaattttcttcATAAGATAAATTTTATCAGGAAAATGTCCAGTATTTCAGTACTcacaacaaatacaaataaaaataacaaaaggataCCCATTCCATCTTAGATTGATAGAAATTAAAGTTGAGGGTACAGAGTATCCTTGAGTACAGCAGATTGCTTTCAAGGATGTAGGGAACAAAGGCGTTTACAAACTATGGGTATATAAACTGCTTGTGGGTATATAAACTGTTACAATATTTTTATAGGGCACTTTagctatatatataattttttttttttttttttttgagacagtctctgtcgcccaggctggagtgcagtggcatgatcttggctcaccgcaatctctacctcctggatttaagtgattctcctgcctcagccccccaagtagctgggtctacaggcatgcgccaccacagccagccaatttttttttttttttttttaagagagagagaaggtctcactctgttggccaggctggagtgcagtggcaggatctcagctcactgcaacctccgcctcctggggtcaagcaattcttctgcctcaacctcccaagtagctgggattacaggtgtgtgccaccatgcctggctaatttttgtatttttagtagagatggggtttcaccatgttggccaggctggtattgaactcctaacctcaggtaatctgcccatctcggcctcccaatgtgttgggattacaggcatgagccactgtgcctagcctaatttttgtatttttagtagagactgtttcaccatgtcagccaggctgggtgtgaactcctgacctcaggtgatccgcctgccttggcctcccaaagtgctgggattacaggcatgagccactgcacctggccactttaGCAATATTTATATAgcaatatttatacaaatattttggtACTCTCCCCCTAGTTTTTTACTGCCAGGAATTTCCCCTGTGTATACTTATAAAAGTACAGCAGGATGTATATAAAGATGTCATTGCAGTATTactttttaatagcaaaaaacaaacatgAGAACAACATAAATGTCATCTAGTAGTCAAAAAGAATGACTTCATCAAACTCAGGTTATTGTTATTATCAGAATGTTTCTTACAGCATCCTGTTTTCATTTGCTGTAACTTTTCTTATCTCAaagtgtctttttgtttttcctttactcTTTGCATTGTGcataaacatatggaaaaataaaaataaatcacgtGCCTCTGTCATACCTCGCCTTCTAATTCTTAGAATAAGTAAGCActcaaagtaatattttaattttcattgttcATTAATCTCTTGAGAATACAGTGTAAATAAATCACATAATGGAGAAGTGACACTTTGAGTAAGAAAAATGTTGGCTGTATCCTAGTTATACTGAAATTCATGAAATAGAAATACCTGTCACCTTCAATATCTTTAATATCTTTAATATCTCTATTTTTTGTCCCTTTAAACAGTTCGTTTTCCTGAAGATCTTGAAAATGACATTAGAACTTTCTTTCCTGAGTATACCCATCAACTCTTTGGGGATGAGTAAGTAACTTAGTAAAATGTTTGCCAAATTagtatggaaaaaaaatttcattctttttctttgaggaaatcaagttttattttctttgctcttattttttatgtggtttatcttaaaatatatgttataacGGTGTTTTTTTTACATTGAGACACCGGTCATCTTAATACCTaccatttagtgctataaatgcattatttaattctcacaacagtaTTAATAATGGTATTATTATTTGCTACTTTGTATATTGATGGAATTGGATAATTGTTTATGAACATACAAATGGCTGGAGTGTAGACTTTAGgcaatctgactccagagcccataaTCATAACTACTACTTTTTTCTGCCTACCATTTTGCTAAATTACTTCTAGTAGCATGTATTCCCCTAAAGCTGTAATAGAAAGCTTAAGTTGTTGTTCTGTGATTAAATAAGCAGTTGAGagaagtttgtttatttattatttatttatttatttattttcgagatagggtctcactctgtcatgcaggctggagtgcagtagtatgaacCTCCTGGGcataagcagtcctcccacctgagcctctgagtagctgggactacaggcacacaccaccatgcctggttttttcttttttcttttttttgtagagattgggtcttcctgtattgcccaggctggtcttgaactcctggactcaagtgatcctcccacttgcacctcccaaagagctgggactacaggcatgaaccactgtacctgccctgaagtttattttttagaaggAACTTTAAAGATATGtcccaggccgggtgcagtggctcatgcctgtaatcccaacactgtgggaggccaaggtgggcagattgcctgaggtcaggagttccagaccagcctggctaacatggtgaaaccccgtctcttattaaaaatactaaaattagccaggcgtggtggcacacgcctgtagtcccggctactcgggaggctgaggcaagagaaacacttcaacccgggaggcagagattgcagtgagccgagatctcgccactgcactccagcctgtgcgacagagcgagactgttatcaaaaaaaacaaaaacaaaataaagatatgtCCCAGTATATTTAACACTGCTCTTTAATTTCCTATACTTTGATTACATCATTGAaatagttaactttttaaaaaattttgaaaacatttcacatttgcagaaagttgcaagaatagtacaGTGATCTCTGTATATTTTTTTACCTGGATTCACCAGTTGCCATTTAGCTACATTTGCTTTAATCattgtctcttcttcttcttcttgttgaATCATTTGAGAGTAGGTTGCAGATATATCCTGATCCTTTACCCCTCATTTCTCTTCAGTATGTATTTCCTAAAAGTAAAGTTAATAATCATGGAAGAGTTGTAAAAGTTCAGGAAATTTAACGTTGATATAGAGTCtcgcattgttgcccaggctggagtgcagtggtgctatctcaactcactgcaacctccgcttcctgggttcagatgattctcttgcctcagcctcccaagtagctaagcttacggacgcccgccaccacatccagctaacttttgtatttttagtagagacaaggtttcaccatcttggtcaggttggtctcaatctcctgacctcaagtgatcacccaccttggcctcccaaagtgctgggattacaggcatgagctacctacCATGCTTGGCCTGATACAGTACTATCTTCTAATATACAGTCCATGTTTCAGATTTTGTCAGTTGATTTCTGGTAATTCTTTTATAGCAATTTTCTCCAATCCTGGATCCAATACAGAATCATACTGTATTTCGTTGTcatatttcttcattcttctttaatctgaaacagatcctcagcatttgttttttcCTAACAGACATTTTTGTAGGGTATAGGCTAATTTTGTAGAACTGTTATATTGGATTAATTTGATTGGTTTATTTGTGATTAAACTCAGATAATGCATATTTTTGCTGTGCCATTACAGAAATGGTATTGTGTCCTCAGTGTATCAAATCAGGAAGTCCGTGATATCACTTTGTCCCTTGTTGGTTAAGTTAACTTGGGTCACCTAGTTTAGAGGTGGCTGCCAGGTTTTTCCACTATAAAgttaatgtttttttcctttgtaatttatAAGTAGTTTGTAGGGATATACTGTGAGACTGAAAATAATCCTGTTTTCCATCAAGCTTTCACCCAGAAGTTTTAGCATCCATTAATGATTCTTGCTTGAATCATTTACTATGATGATTGTAAAATGGTGATTTTGTAACTCTTCcatacttttttcatttattagttgGGCGTGCTACTATAAGAAAGAGCTCTTCttcttccctttatttatttatttatttatttatttatttatttatttatttattttttgagacggagtctcactctgtcgcccaggctggagtgcagtggcccgatctcagctcactgcaagctccacctcccgggttcacgccattctccggcctcagcctcctgagtagctgagactacaggcgcccaccacctcaaccgggtagttttttgcatttttttttagtagagacggggtttcaccgtgttagccaggatggtgtcgatctcctgacctcgtgatccagccgtctcggcctcccaaagtgcttggattacaggcttgagccaccgcgcccggcctatttctttatttatatcaaactcagagattttgtttttgtttttgtttcttgagacagatcttgctctgtcacccaggctgaactgcagtggtgcgatcacagctcactgcagccttgaactcccaggctcaagcagatcctcccacctcagcctcctaaggagctgggaccataggtgggtaccaccatgcccaactaatttttaaaaattttttggccgggtgcagtgtcttacacctgtaatcccaaaactttgagaggctgaggcgggaggattgccagagctcaggagttggcaaccagcctgggcaacatggtgaaaccatgctctactaaaatacaaaaaattagccaggtgtggtggcgtgcgcctgtagtcctggctactcgggaggctgaggcaggagacttgcctgaacctgggaggcagaggttgcagtgaactgagattgcaccactgcacaccagcctgggcaacagagcgagactccatctcaaaaaacagaaaaaaaatttttcttttaaaaagagatggggatctccctatgttgaccaggctggtgttgaactcctggactcaagtgatcctcctgccttggcttctcaaagtgttgggattacatgcgtgaaccaccgcacctggctaaggattcttttaaaattcagtgaGTTATGTACAGTCTGTTTCTGCTACtaattttgatgctcaaattatcCCAGATTTGGCAAGTGGCCACCCTTTCAGACACTTTTGATTCTTTCTGATATGTCCTTATAATTTTGGTGATACTTTACTTTCTCGCACAATAAGATGCTTCCAGATTCATCTTGTACTTTCCCTATTAGTTCTGTAGTCAATCAGTCTCCCATGGAACCCCTGGTTTGTTGTAGTAGGAAAGGGTTATTTAGACATAGTGgacatttaaatatttcccttCATGTCTTTTTCCCCCCCATGCATTATTTTAACATCATTGACATATTTCTTTAATGTGTGggagttttggggttttttgtgtgtttgttttttgagatgaagccttgctctgttgcccaggctggaatgcagtggcacgatcttcttggctcattgcatcctctgccgcctcccagttcaagcgattctcttgcctcagcctcccaagtagctgggactacaggcctgcgccaccacacccagctaattttttttttttttttttttttgtagttttagtagagacaggattttggcatgttggccaggctagtcccaaactcTGGAGCTCAgacagtctgcccacctcagcctcccaaagtcctaggattacaggcgtgagccactgcacccagctatatTTAATGtgtggctttttgttgttgttgtttgcttgttttgttgagatggagtctcactccgtcgcctaggctggaatgcagtggtgcaatctcagctcactgtaccctccgcctcccaggttcaagcgattatcctgcctcagcttctcgagtagatgggactacagacatgtgccatcacacccagctaatttttgtattttcagtagagacagggtttccccctgttggccaggctggtcttgaactcctgacctcaggtgattcacctgccttggcctcccaaagtgctgggattacaggcatgagccactgtgcccagccttaatgtgtgttttgttttgagatggagttttgctcttgttgcccaggctggagtgcagtgaatggcgcaatctcggctcactgcaacctgcacctcctgggttcaagtgatgctcctgcctcagcctcctgagtcactaggattacaggcgcctgccaccatgcccagctaatttttgttattttcagtagagatggggttttgccatgctggccaggctggtcttgaactcctgacctcaggtgacccacctgcctcggccttccaaagtgctgggattataggtgtgagccactgcaccaggcccttaTTGTGTTTTTAAGTCAACAAATGTCTCTTCTTGCAACGAATTTCTTGtgaatttttcattattaatgtGCAGATTAGGCATTTTATGTGCTTtcacatattaataattatatcttataatacataaattaatgCCAAAATTTCagccttttatattttaaacaggttttactttattataaaaataatattttctctttggagTTCTATCTTTAAAGAGACATTGTTTTATTCTCTACGttttactactttaaaaaatgtgtatagtAATATCTTAGTGGATAAGATCTAGTTTTACAGATAgtgcttctttttaattttttgagacacaatcttgctctgttgcccaggctggagtgcagtggtgcaatctcagctcacggcaatctccacctcctgggttcaatctattctcttgcctcagcctcttgagtagctagctgggattacaggcaaccaccaccacactggcgtttttttggtgtgtgtgcgtgtgtgtgtgtttttagtagagatgtggtttcaccgtgttggcaggcaggtcttgaactcctgacctcaagtgatacccccccgcctcagcctcccaaagtgcatgacACTGCTCCTTTCAAACACTTTTCTTTCACAATTCACTTTcttaaaaaatcagaatacaGCTTTATTGCGATATATACTGtgcaattcatttatttaaagtgtacaaatcagtggtttttaatgtattcagagttgtgcaaacACAGTCAATTTTGGAACATTGTCATTACTTCCATCAGAAACCCTAGAATTCATTAATAATCATTTTCCTTTACCCTGACCCCAGTCTTAGGCagtcactaatctactttctgtctctatagatttacctATCCTGGATAATTTAGAGTTCACTTTTTAGAAGACTTTTAAGCTTGAAAAAGGAATATTAAGCATAAATGTGATGGCAGGGAGCAGGGGTGGAAAAATTAGCAGCAGTTCCATATCTGCCTGTTGAGTTCATAGAGCAGTTTACTTGTGGTCAGGTAGGTGCTATCGCTGCAGCTCTGGATTTTGGTGATTCAGTAAGCGGTAAGTTGGAGGGACTGGTCCAAGGCTTGGTAGCTGCTTGCTTAGCCAGCTCCTAGTTTAACACTACTTCTCTCATTTGAAATGCCTTCTAATACTGGTaatagtagcagcagcagcaacagtaGCAATAGTATTAAATgtctgacatttattgagtacttatacAATGTGCCAGTTTTATAAGtagtttacatgtattaacttacTCATTTAACTCAAACAACATTCCTGACTTAGGCAACATTCCTGAGTTATTCTATTTTAGATGAAAACTGAAGCACATTttattgtatgatttttttaaaaaatatatagtttaaaatCTTGAAACTGCCCATGAAGTTAAACTTGTTTATATGTAGGGTTaatactttttaatgactgcagaAATTCATTCTCATTATtgctattttttccatttcagtgaaactgcttttggTTACAAGGGTCTGAAGATCCTGTTATACTATATTGCTGGTAGCCTGTCAACAATGTTCCGTGTTGAATATGCATCTAAAGTTGATGAGAACTTTGACTGTGTAGAGGTAAGAACAGAAATGCTTTTTTAACTGTTTTccaattgaatttattttaaaataggttttaggccaggtgcggtggctcacacctgtaaccctagcacttttggggactgaggggggcagatcttttgatctcaggagttcaggaccagcctggccaacataatgagaccccatttctcaaaaaaaccacaaaaattagtggggcgtggtggcatgtatctgtaatcccagctactcaggaggctgaggttggaggatggcttgagcccaggaggcagaggctacagtcggctgagatcatgccactgcactaccgcctggatgacagagctagaccctgtctcaaaaacaaaacaaacaaacaaacaaataggttttaaaaattaaaggtttgggctgggtgcagtggcttgttcctgtaatcccaatgcttttggaggctgaagtgggaggatctccagcccaggagttggaaaccagcctggacaacccaGTGAGaccctcagctacttgggaggctaaggtgggaggattacttgggcccaggagcttgaggctgcccgtgagccatgatgacaccactgcactccagcttgggcaacagaacaataccccatctctaaaaaaaaaaaaaattaaggtttgAGGGAGGAGAGAATCTGTTACGTGGTAGTTTTAAAATGACattctcaggctgggtgcggtggcttacacctataatcccagcactttgggaggccaaggtgggcggatcacctgaggtcaggagttcgagaccagtctggccaacatggtgaaaccccgtctctactgaaattacaaaagttagttgggcttggtggtacgcacttgtaatcccagctacttgggaggctaaggcacgacaattgcttgaatccaggaggcagaggttgcagtgagttgagaatacaccactgcactgcagcctgggtgacagagtgaaactgtctcaaaaaaaaattaattaaataaaatcatatactCAGTCTGTAGTTATGGAGGCATTTGCTGCCCTGTCATTACAGTTAACCCTGTGATCATGATCGTGTTCTGTTTCCTGCATGGACCTTCCCCATAAAAATTTTTGCCTTTGtgaccagagttttattttttttgccaacttttgttttttgttgtgtttatttCCTATAAGTCAAAGATGGAGGAGGGAAATAGCTAAATTTTCCACTTTTACTTAGTGTAGAATCTATTGAAGTTTCTCTTGCTGCATTTCTAATCCCACACATTTTGCTAATATATTCCTTTATGAATGGAATACATGGATGCTCAAGCTGATCACATTATAAAACTATTTAAAGTGAGTGGATCTAAAGGGGATaaaggtaaagagagagagaaggctgggcacggtggctcacgcctgtaatcctatcactttgggaggctgaggtgggcagatcacctgaggtcaggagtttgagaccaacctggccaacatggcgaaaccccgtctctactgaaaatacaaaaattagctgggtgcagtggtgcatgccgtaatcccagctactccggaggctaaggtgggagaattgcttgaacccaggaggtagaggatgcagtgagctgacattgcaccactgcactccagcctggtcaacagagtgagactctgtctcaaaaaaaaaaaaagaaagaaagtgccgcttctactgaggagactgaggcaggaggatcctttgtgGCCAgtaagttgaggctacagtaaggtaagtatgatcatgccactgcactccaacctgggtgacggtgagaccctatctcttacaaaaaaaaaaaaaaaatggccaggcctggtggcacatctgtaatcccagcactttgggaggccaaggcaggtagatcacctgagctcaggagttcaagccagcctgggcaatatggtgaaactccatctctaccaaaacacatacacacacagatttgctgggtgtggtggtatgtgcctgtagttctggctactctggagcctgagctGGGAAGTTGGCTTAAGCacaggaggtgaagtttgcagtgagctaagattgtaccactgcactccagcctgagtgacagatgcagaccctgtctccaaaaaaaaaaaaaaaaaaaaaagaagtgcctcTGGTTGGTGAGGGCTTAGAACAAAATGAGGAACATGTGTTTGGCAACTGGAGAAAAGGATATCCTTGTTCTATAGTGGCAGAAAGCCTAGCTGAGTTATGTCCTGCAATTATATGGAAAGGAGGACTTACTGTAAGCAGTGAACTTGGATGTTTAGCTGAGGAGGTTTTTATGCACAGTATTGGAGGTGTGGCCTGATTTCTGGCTGCTTAAAGTGAGGAAAGAGATAAATTGAGGGAAGAACTATTAAACAAAAAGGATACAGGAGTTGATGATTTGGGAAATTCTTAGCCTATCCAGATTTCAGAAGACACTAGTTAGCATATTCATTGTCAGGAAAGTGGGAAGTGTGTTCCGGAGAGAAAGCTGTGAGTGTGACAGGATAACCTTTTGCTAGTGCTGAAGGGATTAGGCATGTGACTCATGGGTCTCCTCAGTTGTCTCAGCAAAAAGCTGGGAATATAGATCTGGGGAACATCTGTGGAGGACCCTCTTGTCTAATGGTATGAACCCTCATGATGTACACAGGTGACTCAAGGGTTTTGAGAATTAAAACTTTATAGTGCAGCTTGGACTGACAGGACAAAAATGAAGGAAGGCTGTATGAACTCTCCAAATTCCACAGATAGGAAACAGGCTGATAAAACTGCTCAGTTGCAAGCATGTGCTACCTTTAAAGAAAACGGAAGAATGACTCTGAGGGCAAAGCTTTGGGTCCAGAGGGTGGAGCTGCAgggcacagtttttttttttttttttttttgagacggagtctcactctgtcgcccaggctggagtgcagtggccggatctcagctcattgcaagctctgcctcccgggtttacgccattctcctgcctcagcctcccgagtagctggactacaggcgcccgccaccttgcctggctagttttttgtattttttagtagagacggggtttcaccgggttagccaggatggtctcgatctcctgacctcgtgatccgcccgtctcggcctcccaaagtgctgggattacaggcttgagc encodes the following:
- the LOC135966471 gene encoding LOW QUALITY PROTEIN: putative uncharacterized protein C8orf44 (The sequence of the model RefSeq protein was modified relative to this genomic sequence to represent the inferred CDS: substituted 2 bases at 2 genomic stop codons); translation: MEWGWAQWLTPVIPALWEAEAGRPLEVRSSRPAXPTWXNPIKICWAWWHTPVVPATWEAEVEGSLEPGRQSLQ